A genome region from Maridesulfovibrio salexigens DSM 2638 includes the following:
- a CDS encoding cell division protein FtsQ/DivIB produces MSVAGLNKNRLNLSKSGKKKASRNKTKKRKSTSQPIGGIFAALVRKICISGACLLVLAMVGIGCLAGYRWVTALPYFALQDIKVSGNHRLSYGEILNIADVNLNKNSLAVNISEVESRLSDNLWIKSAAVRRQLPAKMQIHIREKKPRFMVRHNDALYYCDSNGELIAPVAPGKFSSLPFLNIESEAMDKADILPEFMNMLSKRELPFDPGQIAWIDIKGGNRMEIFMDRLGLTVLLGLDNWQEQLSHLNTVWKDLKNRGEFRDVAVISTGKNRVWVEKRSSGK; encoded by the coding sequence ATGAGCGTAGCAGGACTGAACAAGAACAGGCTGAACCTGAGTAAATCAGGCAAAAAAAAGGCCAGCCGCAACAAGACCAAGAAACGCAAGAGTACTTCGCAGCCGATCGGTGGAATTTTCGCCGCTCTGGTGCGCAAGATTTGCATTTCCGGAGCCTGTCTGCTGGTGCTGGCTATGGTCGGTATAGGCTGTCTCGCCGGTTACCGCTGGGTCACCGCCCTGCCCTATTTTGCGTTGCAGGACATCAAGGTCAGCGGGAACCATCGCTTGAGTTACGGCGAAATCCTGAACATAGCCGATGTGAACCTGAACAAGAACAGCCTTGCGGTGAACATCAGCGAAGTGGAAAGCAGGCTCAGCGACAATCTCTGGATCAAGTCCGCCGCGGTCAGAAGGCAACTTCCCGCAAAGATGCAGATTCATATTCGTGAGAAGAAGCCCCGCTTTATGGTCCGCCACAATGACGCTCTTTATTACTGCGACAGCAACGGCGAACTTATTGCTCCGGTAGCTCCGGGCAAGTTCAGCTCCCTGCCGTTTCTCAATATTGAGTCTGAAGCCATGGACAAGGCGGACATTCTGCCGGAATTCATGAACATGCTCAGCAAACGTGAGCTGCCATTTGATCCGGGGCAGATTGCCTGGATTGATATCAAAGGCGGCAACCGCATGGAAATTTTTATGGACAGGCTCGGCCTTACGGTGCTGCTGGGCCTCGACAACTGGCAAGAACAGCTTTCACACCTGAACACAGTTTGGAAAGACCTCAAGAATAGGGGGGAGTTCAGGGACGTGGCAGTCATTTCAACCGGGAAAAACAGGGTCTGGGTTGAAAAACGCAGTTCCGGGAAATGA
- the murB gene encoding UDP-N-acetylmuramate dehydrogenase: MTLELLHKPSMAQLTSLGIGGNARVLAKVRDEAGLEELSRFVEREGSDLLAIGEGSNMLAGDGELNLALVQVACERKAEAHISGTNVLVPADMRLPGLLSVLIKNGLSGMEGLAGIPGSVGGSIAMNAGSYGTDMQASVKRIRIWTPSKGLFWKEATELEWGYRHFSIGSESQSEDEFFLVWEVEFELSKSTEEEVRARIKETFEKKKATQPVTAKTAGCVFKNPEGYSAGKLLDDAGFRGRNLGGMGFSEMHANFLENKGGGTAVQALELMSQATEVVAEKFGVTLKPEVIILS; the protein is encoded by the coding sequence ATGACACTGGAATTGCTTCATAAACCGAGCATGGCGCAGCTCACCTCACTTGGCATTGGCGGAAACGCCCGTGTTCTGGCAAAGGTGCGCGATGAAGCCGGTCTTGAAGAACTTTCCCGCTTTGTTGAGCGAGAAGGTTCCGATCTGCTTGCCATTGGTGAAGGAAGCAACATGCTCGCCGGGGACGGGGAACTGAACCTCGCCCTTGTGCAGGTGGCCTGTGAACGTAAAGCAGAGGCGCACATTTCCGGCACCAACGTGCTGGTCCCTGCTGACATGCGTTTGCCGGGGCTGCTTTCAGTGCTCATTAAAAACGGTCTTTCCGGTATGGAAGGACTGGCAGGGATTCCCGGTTCAGTCGGCGGTTCCATAGCCATGAATGCCGGATCATACGGGACCGATATGCAGGCTTCCGTCAAGCGGATTCGAATCTGGACTCCTTCAAAAGGACTTTTCTGGAAAGAGGCAACAGAACTGGAATGGGGCTACCGCCACTTTTCCATTGGCTCAGAGAGTCAAAGTGAAGATGAATTCTTTCTGGTCTGGGAAGTCGAATTCGAACTTTCGAAGTCCACAGAAGAAGAAGTCCGGGCACGGATCAAAGAAACTTTTGAAAAGAAAAAAGCAACCCAGCCTGTCACTGCCAAGACAGCAGGGTGCGTTTTCAAGAATCCGGAAGGATACAGCGCGGGCAAGCTGCTCGACGATGCCGGATTCAGAGGCAGAAACCTCGGCGGTATGGGCTTTTCTGAAATGCACGCCAACTTCCTTGAAAACAAGGGCGGGGGTACCGCAGTTCAGGCACTGGAACTCATGTCGCAGGCAACCGAAGTCGTGGCTGAAAAATTCGGCGTCACTTTAAAGCCGGAGGTCATAATACTGTCATGA
- the murC gene encoding UDP-N-acetylmuramate--L-alanine ligase produces the protein MRSRVGNIHMIGIGGSGMSGIAEVLINMGFTVTGSDLAAGAPVKRLLKMGAQVFIGHGADNVNDADVVVKSTAISDDNPELVKARELGIPIIPRAEMLAELMRLRTGIAVAGTHGKTTTTSLLATIFTEAELDPTVIIGGRLNTFGSNARLGDGQFLIAEADESDGSFLCLAPIITVVTNVDKDHLDFYGGQEAIDESFRKFMNSIPFYGMNVVCGDDPGVQRLLPSIKRPCMTYGLNKGNRLRGEILSCEVRSLFKVYLDEKLLGEVSLAQPGKHNVLNALGAIGVSLEAGLDPKVILSGLSNFMGVGRRFEKKGESKGILVVDDYGHHPAEIQATIETAKSCFPQRRLVVAFQPHRFTRTEALFGEFCKTFEKADELLLTEIYPASEDPIPGVNGMSLAQGIRQVSDTKVRFYPDFEMMQNELPNILKPGDLFITQGAGSIYTVGEKFLKYLEEDGEKVLKPEEITAL, from the coding sequence ATGCGCAGCAGAGTTGGCAACATCCACATGATCGGTATCGGCGGCTCAGGCATGAGCGGCATTGCCGAAGTATTGATCAACATGGGCTTCACCGTGACCGGTTCCGATCTGGCGGCCGGTGCCCCCGTGAAACGTCTGCTCAAAATGGGAGCGCAGGTCTTTATCGGACATGGCGCGGACAATGTTAATGACGCCGATGTAGTGGTCAAATCCACAGCAATTTCTGACGACAACCCGGAATTGGTAAAAGCTCGCGAACTGGGTATTCCCATCATTCCCAGAGCGGAGATGCTGGCCGAACTCATGCGCCTGCGCACAGGTATCGCAGTTGCGGGAACCCACGGCAAAACAACTACCACCTCTCTGCTGGCAACAATTTTCACTGAAGCCGAGCTGGACCCCACAGTCATCATCGGCGGCAGGCTGAACACCTTCGGCAGTAACGCCCGTCTTGGTGACGGACAGTTCCTCATCGCCGAAGCGGATGAATCCGATGGATCATTTCTCTGCCTCGCGCCGATCATCACTGTGGTGACCAACGTGGATAAAGACCACCTTGATTTCTACGGCGGTCAGGAAGCTATTGATGAATCATTCCGCAAATTCATGAACTCCATTCCTTTCTATGGAATGAACGTTGTTTGCGGTGATGATCCGGGCGTGCAAAGACTGCTGCCCTCCATCAAGCGTCCCTGCATGACTTACGGTTTGAACAAGGGCAACAGACTGCGCGGTGAAATCCTGTCCTGCGAAGTTCGCTCCCTGTTCAAAGTCTACCTTGATGAAAAACTTCTCGGTGAAGTTTCCCTTGCCCAACCCGGTAAGCACAATGTGCTTAACGCTCTGGGAGCCATCGGGGTTTCCCTTGAAGCAGGACTTGACCCGAAAGTGATCCTTTCCGGTCTCTCCAACTTCATGGGTGTCGGTCGCAGATTTGAAAAGAAAGGCGAATCCAAAGGCATCCTCGTGGTGGACGATTACGGTCACCATCCGGCAGAAATTCAGGCCACTATTGAAACCGCCAAATCCTGCTTTCCGCAGCGCAGGCTGGTTGTGGCATTCCAGCCGCACAGGTTCACCCGCACCGAGGCCCTGTTCGGAGAATTCTGCAAGACCTTTGAAAAAGCAGATGAACTGCTGCTGACTGAAATCTATCCCGCATCAGAAGATCCCATTCCGGGCGTAAACGGAATGTCTCTTGCGCAGGGTATCAGACAGGTCAGTGACACCAAGGTCCGCTTTTACCCGGACTTTGAAATGATGCAGAACGAACTGCCCAATATCCTCAAACCCGGTGACCTGTTCATCACTCAGGGTGCAGGCTCTATCTACACTGTGGGCGAAAAGTTTTTGAAATATCTGGAAGAGGACGGCGAAAAAGTTCTCAAGCCGGAAGAAATAACAGCTTTATAA
- the murG gene encoding undecaprenyldiphospho-muramoylpentapeptide beta-N-acetylglucosaminyltransferase yields the protein MKRIVLTTGGTGGHVFPALAVAHEIKNRFPQCEILFIGGKGPEREMVERAGISFKGLPAKGVLGGGIKKVFSSLWIVSAMIMALKEIASFKPDAVIGFGGYAGFCPVLAAWLLGVPTAIHEQNSVPGVTNRILGKVVKRVFASFEDRNGSFPAAKTVVVGNPVRKEIIDSGNCADTKTVLVFGGSQGAAAINDAVIDGLAKLKEAGISLRHQTGKADFEKVRKGYEQNGMDTGKVSPFIHNMGEAYAEASLVVCRAGASTVFEVAAAGKPAIFIPFPHATHDHQTGNARSLADLGAAELIPQAELGGNRLADEIIKLIADQDRLKGMGSKALSFARTDAASAIAEGVGDIIRMKTVRGAA from the coding sequence ATGAAACGCATTGTCCTGACCACCGGCGGCACCGGGGGACACGTTTTCCCCGCACTGGCCGTTGCCCATGAGATCAAAAACCGTTTCCCGCAATGCGAGATTCTCTTTATCGGCGGCAAGGGACCGGAGCGGGAAATGGTTGAACGGGCGGGAATATCCTTTAAGGGACTCCCGGCAAAAGGTGTTCTGGGCGGCGGCATCAAAAAAGTTTTCAGTTCGCTCTGGATTGTATCTGCAATGATCATGGCACTGAAGGAAATTGCTTCTTTCAAGCCTGATGCAGTTATCGGATTCGGCGGATACGCCGGATTCTGTCCGGTACTGGCAGCTTGGCTGCTTGGTGTACCCACAGCTATCCACGAACAAAACAGCGTTCCCGGAGTGACCAACCGCATTCTGGGCAAAGTTGTAAAAAGAGTTTTCGCCTCCTTTGAGGATAGGAACGGATCATTTCCCGCAGCTAAGACCGTTGTGGTGGGTAATCCGGTCCGTAAAGAGATAATCGACTCCGGCAACTGTGCGGATACAAAGACAGTACTGGTCTTTGGTGGAAGTCAGGGCGCGGCAGCCATTAACGATGCCGTCATCGATGGCCTTGCCAAGCTGAAGGAAGCGGGTATCAGCCTGCGCCACCAGACCGGAAAAGCTGATTTTGAAAAAGTCCGCAAAGGTTACGAGCAGAACGGCATGGATACCGGAAAGGTTTCCCCGTTCATACACAACATGGGCGAAGCATATGCCGAAGCTTCACTCGTTGTATGCAGAGCCGGAGCATCCACTGTTTTCGAAGTAGCGGCAGCGGGCAAGCCAGCCATCTTTATCCCGTTTCCGCACGCCACCCACGACCACCAGACCGGGAACGCCCGTTCTCTGGCTGATCTGGGAGCGGCAGAACTCATTCCGCAAGCTGAACTTGGCGGAAACAGGCTGGCCGATGAAATTATTAAACTGATTGCGGATCAGGACAGGTTGAAAGGCATGGGAAGCAAGGCCCTTTCATTTGCCCGGACTGATGCGGCCTCCGCTATCGCGGAAGGCGTTGGAGATATTATTAGAATGAAAACAGTGAGAGGTGCAGCATGA